The sequence CAGGAGCTTTATGTCGCGGTTCATGAGGTAGCGCGCGATCTGGCGCGAGTAGCGGACCACCGTTTCCGGCGACTTGGTGCCGTAGGGAACGCGGGCGGTATCACCAAGGTAGATGGTGTCCTCCTGCGGGAGCGTGTGAATCACTTCCTTCAGGACGGTAAGACCGCCCACGCCGGAATCGAAGATGCCGATTGCTTTCCAGGCCAAAACTGTTCTCTCCATTAGTTTATTTCCTGCTGGCAGATCTTCTGCCGACCCGCCCCGGAAAGACGTCCACATCCCGTCTTTCACCGGGCATTGCGAAGACAAACCGTCCACCGTAGCGTTGTAAGCGAAGGTGTAGCCCTGCCCGCCGTAGCCGATAGGCGAAGCGTGGAGCCTGCCCACCGTAGCCGATAGGCGAAGCGTGGAGCCTGCCCACCGTAGCCGATAGGCGAAGGTGGGATGTTATTAGATTTTTAGAGGGAGTGTCAAGGTTTACGTCCAGCGGAGGGGTCAGGAAGATACGAAGAGCATGACGAGCGGCGGAGCCAGGAAAACCGCGGGGAGCAGGTTCCCCACCGGGACCCGTTTCACCCCGAGCATGTCGAGGCCGATGGCGAGGATCAAAAGCCCGCCGACGGCGTTCATCTCCTGCACCACGGCGGGTGTCATGATCTGCTGGGCGAAGGACGCGGAGAGGGTGATGGCACCCTGGTAGGCGAAGAGCGGCAGCGCGGAGAAGAGGACGCCCACTCCGAGGGTGGAGGCGAGCGCCACCGAGGCGATGCCGTCCAGGGCGGCCTTCGCGTAAAGGATGTCCGGGCGCGACCCGAGACCGTCCTGCAACGCCCCCATGATGGCCATGGCTCCGACGCAGTACAAAAGGCTCGCCGTGACGAACCCCTCGGCCACCTTGCCGCTTCCCTTGAAGCGGTCGCCGATCCAGTTCCCAAGGGCCTCCAGGCGCCCCTCGATGCCGAAGAGCTCGCCGATGATCCCGCCGCCGATGAGCGAGCCGATGATAATCAGCGGCTGCTGACTTTTCAAAGAGAGCTGCATGCCGATAAGTAATACTGCGAGCCCGACTCCGGACATGACGGTCCCCCTCACACGACTGGAAATGAGGTGTCCCGCCTTGATGCCGATAAAGCCACCGATTACTATTGCTGCTGCGTTTGCTGCCGTACCTTGCATGATCATCGCGCCAAGATAAGGCAGGTCCAAGGCCAAGGCAAGCAAAAAGCCGCCCCGCTGCTGCCCCCATTTTGCGGTTTGGCGACAGCATACAAAAATATAACTACATTCTGGATTGACATTCGATTTCGAATCTGCTTTTATATGCCACCTTTTTGAATACATAATTAAACCCTCAGAAATTAAAGGGAAATTGGTTTTACCAATAGGGCGGCACCTGTTTTATTATCGCAATAAAATTTCCACCATTTGTTTTAGTCTCGGTAAAAAACACCCCACTAAAGGAGAAGAAATGGAAGCTCGGAAATTCAGGAAGGTGATGGCAGCTAACCGCGGGGAGATCGCGATCAGGATCTTCCGCGCCTGCACCGAACTAGGCATCAGCACGGTTGCCATCTATTCGGAAGAGGACAAGCTCTCACTGCACCGTTACAAGGCGGATGAAGCCTACCAGGTAGGAAAGGGGAAAGCCCCCATCGACGCCTACCTGGGGATCGACGAGATCATCGCGCTCGCCAAGAAGCGCGACGTCGACGCCATCCACCCCGGTTACGGCTTCCTGGCCGAGAACGCCGAATTCGCCGAGAAGTGCGAGGCAAACGGCATCGCCTTCATCGGACCTACCGCCGAGATGCAACGTGCCCTCGGTGACAAGGTCGCCGCGAGGAAGGTGGCGAAAGCCGCGGGCGTTGCGACGGTCCCCGGCACCGAGGAGCCCATCCTCCACGAGGAGGACGCGCTCAAGTTCGCCAAGAACCACGGTTACCCGATCATCATCAAGGCGGCGGCGGGCGGCGGCGGGCGCGGCATGCGCGTCGCGACGAACCAGAAGGAGCTCCTCGAAGGGCTGCAGTCGGCCTCGTCCGAGGCGAAGGCCGCCTTCGGCGACCCCTCCGTCTTCCTCGAGCGCTACCTGAAAAACCCGAAGCACATCGAGGTGCAGGTCCTGGGGGACGGCTATGGCAGCCTCGTGCACTTCTATGAGCGCGACTGCTCCATCCAGCGCCGCCACCAGAAGGTGGTCGAGTTCGCGCCGTCCTTGGCCCTTCCCGGCGACACCCGCTTAGCCCTTTGCACCGACGCTCTGAAGATCGCCAAGCAGGTGGGGTACCGTAACGCCGGCACCGTCGAATTCCTCCTCGACGAGGAGGGGCGCTACTACTTCATCGAGATGAACCCGCGCATCCAGGTAGAGCATACCGTGACCGAGATGATCACCGGCCGTAATCTCGTGCAGGCCCAGATCCTCATCGCCGAAGGGAAAAGGCTCGCCGACCCGGAGATCAACATCCCGAACCAGGGCTCCATCGAGATGCGCGGCTACGCCATCCAGTGCCGCATCACCACCGAGGACCCGACCAACAACTTCGCCCCCGACTTCGGCACGCTGACCACCTACCGCTCCTCGGCAGGCTGCGGCGTCCGCCTCGACGCGGGTAACGCCTTCACCGGTGCGCAGATCACGCCGCACTACGACTCGCTGCTCGTCAAGGTGAGCTCCTGGGGCCTCACCTTCACCGAGGCGGCCCACATCATGGATCGAAGCCTCCAGGAATTCCGCGTGCGCGGCGTGAAGACCAACATAGGCTTTTTGGAGAACGTGATCACCCACCCGGTCTTCCTTGCGGGCGAGTGCAACACCTCCTTCATCGACCAGCACCCCGAGCTCCTCGTCATCCCCGAGAAGAAGGACCGCGCCAACAAGGTGCTGAACTTTCTGGGCGACGTGATCGTGAACGGCTCCGCCGGCGTCGCGAAGCCCTTGCGCTCGGCCGAACTCATCGACGCGTGCGTCCCGCAGATCGAGCCGTTCGCGCAAAAGCCCAAGGGGACCAAGGACATCCTGCGCGAGAAGGGGGCCGAGGGGCTCGCCAAGTGGGTTCTCGAGCAGAAGAAGCTCCTCCTAACCGACACCACGATGCGGGACGCACACCAGTCGCTGCTCGCCACCCGCGTCAGGACCTACGATCTCCTGAAGATCGCCGAGCCTACCTCGTACCTTGCGAGCGACCTCTTCTCGCTGGAGCTTTGGGGGGGCGCCACCTTCGACGTCTCGATGCGCTTTCTGAAAGAGGACCCCTGGCAGAGGCTGCACGCCCTCTCCGAGGCTATCCCCAACGTTCTCTTCCAGATGCTTTTAAGGGGAGCGAACGCGGTCGGCTACACGAACTACCCGGACAACGTGGTGCAGCGCTTCGTGGCCCAGGCCGCCGAGAGCGGCGTCGACGTCTTCCGCGTCTTCGACTCGCTCAACTGGACCCGCGGCATGCAGGTCGCCATGGAGGCGGTGCAGAAGTCGGGCAAGATCTGCGAGGCAGCCATCTGCTACACCGGCGACATCTCCGACCCCACCCGCACCAAGTACCCCCTCTCCTACTACGTCTCCATGGCGAAGGAACTGGAGAAGATGGGTGCGCACATCCTCGCCATCAAGGACATGGCGGGGCTTCTCAAACCGTACGCCGGCTACCAGCTCGTGAAGGCGCTCAAGGAGGAGATCGGCATCCCGGTGCACCTGCACACGCACGACACCTCCGGCAACGGCGGCGCGCTTCTGCTCATGGCGGCGCAGGCCGGTGTCGACATCGTGGATGCGGCGCTCTCCTCCATCTCCGGCCTCACCTCGCAGCCCAACCTGAACGCCCTCGTAGCGACCATGAAGGGGACCGAGCGCGACCCGCAGGTGGACGAGCGCGGCATGCAGCAGCTCGCCAACTACTGGGAGACGGTGCGCGATTACTACACCCCCTTCGAGTCCGGGCTCAAAAGCGGCACCGCCGAGGTGTACCACCACGAGATCCCGGGTGGACAGTACTCCAACTACAAGCCGCAGGTCGCGGGCTTGGGCCTCATCGAGCGCTGGGAGGAGTGCAAGGAGATGTACCACAAGGTGAACCTCCTCTTCGGCGACGTGGTCAAGGTCACCCCCTCCTCCAAGGTGGTCGGCGACATGGCGATGTTCCTCGTGAAGAACAACCTCGAGCCGGAAGACGTCTTCGCCCCCGGCGCTGACCTCGCCTTCCCCGAGTCGGTGGTCGGCTTCTTCAAGGGTATGATCGGCCAGCCCTACCAGGGCTTTCCCAAGGAGCTGCAGAAGATCATCCTCAAGGGGCAGGAGCCCATCACCTGCCGTCCGGGCGAACTCCTCGAGCCCGCCGACTTCGAGAAGGAGCGCGCGACCGCCGAGGCGAAGGTAGGCCACCCGGTGAACGACGAGGAGTTGATGTCGTACATGATGTACCCGAACGTCTACGTGGAGTACGCCAAGCACCGCCAGGAGTTCTCCGACGTCTCGGTGATCCCGACCCCGATCTTCTTCTACGGCTTAGAGCCCGGCCAGGAGACCTCCATCGAGCTGCAGCCGGGCAAGACGCTCATCGTGAAGCTGAACGCCATCGGCAAGACCCAGCCCGATGGTACCAAGAAGATCTACTTCGAGTTGAACGGCAACGCGAGGAGCGTCACGGTGCGCGACCAGTCGGTGCAAAGCGACGAGTGCGGCCACGAGAAGGCCGACAAGTCGAACCCGAAGCACGTCGGGGCCCCGATGCCGGGCAAGGTCATCAAGCTCAACGTGAAGCCGGGGGACGCCGTCAAGGCGGGTGACATTCTCGCGGTCACCGAAGCCATGAAGATGGAAACGAACATCAAGGCCAAGGAAGACGGTTGCATTGCCGAGGTGAAGTGCAAAGAGGGTGGAAAGGTGGAAAAAGAGGAGCTCCTCTTCGTTTTGTCCTAAAGCAGAAAGACCAAACGCA is a genomic window of Geomonas ferrireducens containing:
- a CDS encoding DUF554 domain-containing protein yields the protein MIMQGTAANAAAIVIGGFIGIKAGHLISSRVRGTVMSGVGLAVLLIGMQLSLKSQQPLIIIGSLIGGGIIGELFGIEGRLEALGNWIGDRFKGSGKVAEGFVTASLLYCVGAMAIMGALQDGLGSRPDILYAKAALDGIASVALASTLGVGVLFSALPLFAYQGAITLSASFAQQIMTPAVVQEMNAVGGLLILAIGLDMLGVKRVPVGNLLPAVFLAPPLVMLFVSS
- a CDS encoding pyruvate carboxylase — its product is MEARKFRKVMAANRGEIAIRIFRACTELGISTVAIYSEEDKLSLHRYKADEAYQVGKGKAPIDAYLGIDEIIALAKKRDVDAIHPGYGFLAENAEFAEKCEANGIAFIGPTAEMQRALGDKVAARKVAKAAGVATVPGTEEPILHEEDALKFAKNHGYPIIIKAAAGGGGRGMRVATNQKELLEGLQSASSEAKAAFGDPSVFLERYLKNPKHIEVQVLGDGYGSLVHFYERDCSIQRRHQKVVEFAPSLALPGDTRLALCTDALKIAKQVGYRNAGTVEFLLDEEGRYYFIEMNPRIQVEHTVTEMITGRNLVQAQILIAEGKRLADPEINIPNQGSIEMRGYAIQCRITTEDPTNNFAPDFGTLTTYRSSAGCGVRLDAGNAFTGAQITPHYDSLLVKVSSWGLTFTEAAHIMDRSLQEFRVRGVKTNIGFLENVITHPVFLAGECNTSFIDQHPELLVIPEKKDRANKVLNFLGDVIVNGSAGVAKPLRSAELIDACVPQIEPFAQKPKGTKDILREKGAEGLAKWVLEQKKLLLTDTTMRDAHQSLLATRVRTYDLLKIAEPTSYLASDLFSLELWGGATFDVSMRFLKEDPWQRLHALSEAIPNVLFQMLLRGANAVGYTNYPDNVVQRFVAQAAESGVDVFRVFDSLNWTRGMQVAMEAVQKSGKICEAAICYTGDISDPTRTKYPLSYYVSMAKELEKMGAHILAIKDMAGLLKPYAGYQLVKALKEEIGIPVHLHTHDTSGNGGALLLMAAQAGVDIVDAALSSISGLTSQPNLNALVATMKGTERDPQVDERGMQQLANYWETVRDYYTPFESGLKSGTAEVYHHEIPGGQYSNYKPQVAGLGLIERWEECKEMYHKVNLLFGDVVKVTPSSKVVGDMAMFLVKNNLEPEDVFAPGADLAFPESVVGFFKGMIGQPYQGFPKELQKIILKGQEPITCRPGELLEPADFEKERATAEAKVGHPVNDEELMSYMMYPNVYVEYAKHRQEFSDVSVIPTPIFFYGLEPGQETSIELQPGKTLIVKLNAIGKTQPDGTKKIYFELNGNARSVTVRDQSVQSDECGHEKADKSNPKHVGAPMPGKVIKLNVKPGDAVKAGDILAVTEAMKMETNIKAKEDGCIAEVKCKEGGKVEKEELLFVLS